Proteins encoded within one genomic window of Canis lupus familiaris isolate Mischka breed German Shepherd chromosome 12, alternate assembly UU_Cfam_GSD_1.0, whole genome shotgun sequence:
- the TJAP1 gene encoding tight junction-associated protein 1 isoform X1: MQAEELSPPRMTSAASAKKPYRKAPPEHRELRLEVPGSRLEQEEPLTDAERMKLLQQENEELRRRLASATRRTEALERELEIGQDCLELELGQSREELDKFKDKFRRLQNSYTASQRTNQELEDKLHTLASLSHSWIFAIKKAEMDRKTLDWEIVELTNKLLDAKNTINKLEELNERYRLDCNLAVQLLKCNKSHFRNHKFADLPCELQDMVRKHLHSGQEAASLGPTASLAPGAVVPTSVIARVLEKPESLLLNSAQSGSAGRPLAEDVFVHVDMSGGGSGDSAGPPALGSPIPQPNGECHSLGTAGASPEEELALPTFEKLSPYPTPSPPHPLYPGRKVIEFSEDKVRIPRNSPLPNCTYATRQAISLSLVEEGSERARPSPVPSSPASAQASPHREPSPLPPALHAPASSEEDLLASWQRAFVDRTPPPAAVAQRTAFGRDALPDLQRHFALSPTDRDEEVLAPSPPGESGLLLPMEADSGLLREEEELNLPISPEEECQSLLPSDRGAEEGSVSSQASGRAWALPSSSRPQRSPKRMGVHHLHRKDSLTQAQEQGNLLN; the protein is encoded by the exons ATG CAGGCTGAGGAGCTCTCACCTCCCAGAATGACCAGTGCAGCCTCGGCTAAGAAACCATACCGTAAGGCACCACCTGAGCATCGGGAGTTGCGGCTGGAGGTTCCAGGATCCCGGCTGGAGCAGGAG GAGCCCCTGACTGATGCGGAGAGGATGAA gctttTGCAACAGGAGAATGAGGAGCTCCGCAGGCGCCTGGCCTCGGCCACCAGACGCACTGAGGCCCTGGAGCGCGAGCTGGAGATTGGGCAGGACTgcttggagctggagctgggtcAGAGCCGCGAGGAGCTGGACAAGTTTAAGGACAAGTTCCGCAG GCTTCAGAATAGCTACACGGCCTCTCAGAGGACCAACCAGGAGCTGGAGGACAAGCTGCACACGCTG GCCTCTCTTAGCCACAGCTGGATCTTTGCA ATTAAGAAGGCCGAGATGGATAGGAAGACACTGGACTGGGAGATCGTGGAGCTGACCAATAAGCTGCTAGACGCCAAGAACACCATCAACAAGCTGGAGGAGCTCAAT GAGCGGTACCGGCTGGACTGCAACCTGGCTGTGCAGCTCCTCAAGTGCAACAAGTCCCACTTCCGCAACCACAAGTTCGCTGAT CTACCCTGTGAGCTACAGGACATGGTTCGGAAACATCTGCACAGTGGTCAAGAAGCCGCCAGCCTGGGCCCCACTGCTAGCCTGGCACCGGGGGCTGTGGTACCCACGTCGGTCATTGCCCGAGTGTTAGAGAAGCCAGAGTCTCTCCTGCTCAATTCAGCCCAGTCGGGCAGTGCCGGGCGCCCCTTGGCCGAGGATGTCTTTGTGCACGTGGACATGAGTGGGGGTGGCTCGGGTGACTCAGCTGGTCCCCcggccctgggcagccccattCCACAACCCAATGGAGAATGCCACTCTCTGGGCACTGCTGGGGCTTCCCCAGAGGAGGAGTTAGCCCTGCCAACCTTTGAGAAGCTGagcccctaccccaccccatctccaccACACCCGCTATATCCTGGCCGCAAGGTAATAGAGTTCTCTGAGGATAAGGTGCGAATCCCCCGCAACAGCCCCCTGCCCAACTGCACGTACGCTACCCGCCAGGCTATTTCCTTGAGCCTGGTGGAGGAGGGCAGTGAGCGGGCCCGCCCCAGCCCAGTGCCCAGCAGCCCTGCCTCGGCCCAGGCCTCGCCCCACCGTGaacccagccccctccccccagcactcCACGCCCCTGCCAGCTCTGAGGAGGACCTGCTAGCTAGCTGGCAGCGGGCATTCGTGGACCGCACTCCACCTCCAGCTGCCGTGGCCCAGCGCACAGCCTTTGGACGGGACGCACTCCCTGACCTGCAGCGCCACTTTGCTCTTAGCCCCACTGACAGAGACGAGGAGGTTTTGGCACCTTCCCCACCTGGTGAGAGTGGGCTTTTGCTGCCAATGGAAGCGGACTCTGGCCTTCTCAGGGAGGAAGAAGAGCTGAACCTGCCCATCAGCCCTGAGGAAGAATGCCAGAGTCTGCTGCCCAGTGACCGTGGCGCCGAGGAGGGCTCAGTCTCTTCTCAGGCTTCGGGCAGGGCCTGGGCACTCCCCAGCTCCAGCCGCCCCCAGCGCAGCCCCAAGAGGATGGGGGTGCACCACCTGCACCGCAAGGACAGCCTGacccaggcccaggagcagggcaACCTGCTCAACTAG
- the TJAP1 gene encoding tight junction-associated protein 1 isoform X2 has product MQAEELSPPRMTSAASAKKPYRKAPPEHRELRLEVPGSRLEQEEPLTDAERMKLLQQENEELRRRLASATRRTEALERELEIGQDCLELELGQSREELDKFKDKFRRLQNSYTASQRTNQELEDKLHTLIKKAEMDRKTLDWEIVELTNKLLDAKNTINKLEELNERYRLDCNLAVQLLKCNKSHFRNHKFADLPCELQDMVRKHLHSGQEAASLGPTASLAPGAVVPTSVIARVLEKPESLLLNSAQSGSAGRPLAEDVFVHVDMSGGGSGDSAGPPALGSPIPQPNGECHSLGTAGASPEEELALPTFEKLSPYPTPSPPHPLYPGRKVIEFSEDKVRIPRNSPLPNCTYATRQAISLSLVEEGSERARPSPVPSSPASAQASPHREPSPLPPALHAPASSEEDLLASWQRAFVDRTPPPAAVAQRTAFGRDALPDLQRHFALSPTDRDEEVLAPSPPGESGLLLPMEADSGLLREEEELNLPISPEEECQSLLPSDRGAEEGSVSSQASGRAWALPSSSRPQRSPKRMGVHHLHRKDSLTQAQEQGNLLN; this is encoded by the exons ATG CAGGCTGAGGAGCTCTCACCTCCCAGAATGACCAGTGCAGCCTCGGCTAAGAAACCATACCGTAAGGCACCACCTGAGCATCGGGAGTTGCGGCTGGAGGTTCCAGGATCCCGGCTGGAGCAGGAG GAGCCCCTGACTGATGCGGAGAGGATGAA gctttTGCAACAGGAGAATGAGGAGCTCCGCAGGCGCCTGGCCTCGGCCACCAGACGCACTGAGGCCCTGGAGCGCGAGCTGGAGATTGGGCAGGACTgcttggagctggagctgggtcAGAGCCGCGAGGAGCTGGACAAGTTTAAGGACAAGTTCCGCAG GCTTCAGAATAGCTACACGGCCTCTCAGAGGACCAACCAGGAGCTGGAGGACAAGCTGCACACGCTG ATTAAGAAGGCCGAGATGGATAGGAAGACACTGGACTGGGAGATCGTGGAGCTGACCAATAAGCTGCTAGACGCCAAGAACACCATCAACAAGCTGGAGGAGCTCAAT GAGCGGTACCGGCTGGACTGCAACCTGGCTGTGCAGCTCCTCAAGTGCAACAAGTCCCACTTCCGCAACCACAAGTTCGCTGAT CTACCCTGTGAGCTACAGGACATGGTTCGGAAACATCTGCACAGTGGTCAAGAAGCCGCCAGCCTGGGCCCCACTGCTAGCCTGGCACCGGGGGCTGTGGTACCCACGTCGGTCATTGCCCGAGTGTTAGAGAAGCCAGAGTCTCTCCTGCTCAATTCAGCCCAGTCGGGCAGTGCCGGGCGCCCCTTGGCCGAGGATGTCTTTGTGCACGTGGACATGAGTGGGGGTGGCTCGGGTGACTCAGCTGGTCCCCcggccctgggcagccccattCCACAACCCAATGGAGAATGCCACTCTCTGGGCACTGCTGGGGCTTCCCCAGAGGAGGAGTTAGCCCTGCCAACCTTTGAGAAGCTGagcccctaccccaccccatctccaccACACCCGCTATATCCTGGCCGCAAGGTAATAGAGTTCTCTGAGGATAAGGTGCGAATCCCCCGCAACAGCCCCCTGCCCAACTGCACGTACGCTACCCGCCAGGCTATTTCCTTGAGCCTGGTGGAGGAGGGCAGTGAGCGGGCCCGCCCCAGCCCAGTGCCCAGCAGCCCTGCCTCGGCCCAGGCCTCGCCCCACCGTGaacccagccccctccccccagcactcCACGCCCCTGCCAGCTCTGAGGAGGACCTGCTAGCTAGCTGGCAGCGGGCATTCGTGGACCGCACTCCACCTCCAGCTGCCGTGGCCCAGCGCACAGCCTTTGGACGGGACGCACTCCCTGACCTGCAGCGCCACTTTGCTCTTAGCCCCACTGACAGAGACGAGGAGGTTTTGGCACCTTCCCCACCTGGTGAGAGTGGGCTTTTGCTGCCAATGGAAGCGGACTCTGGCCTTCTCAGGGAGGAAGAAGAGCTGAACCTGCCCATCAGCCCTGAGGAAGAATGCCAGAGTCTGCTGCCCAGTGACCGTGGCGCCGAGGAGGGCTCAGTCTCTTCTCAGGCTTCGGGCAGGGCCTGGGCACTCCCCAGCTCCAGCCGCCCCCAGCGCAGCCCCAAGAGGATGGGGGTGCACCACCTGCACCGCAAGGACAGCCTGacccaggcccaggagcagggcaACCTGCTCAACTAG
- the TJAP1 gene encoding tight junction-associated protein 1 isoform X3: protein MTSAASAKKPYRKAPPEHRELRLEVPGSRLEQEEPLTDAERMKLLQQENEELRRRLASATRRTEALERELEIGQDCLELELGQSREELDKFKDKFRRLQNSYTASQRTNQELEDKLHTLASLSHSWIFAIKKAEMDRKTLDWEIVELTNKLLDAKNTINKLEELNERYRLDCNLAVQLLKCNKSHFRNHKFADLPCELQDMVRKHLHSGQEAASLGPTASLAPGAVVPTSVIARVLEKPESLLLNSAQSGSAGRPLAEDVFVHVDMSGGGSGDSAGPPALGSPIPQPNGECHSLGTAGASPEEELALPTFEKLSPYPTPSPPHPLYPGRKVIEFSEDKVRIPRNSPLPNCTYATRQAISLSLVEEGSERARPSPVPSSPASAQASPHREPSPLPPALHAPASSEEDLLASWQRAFVDRTPPPAAVAQRTAFGRDALPDLQRHFALSPTDRDEEVLAPSPPGESGLLLPMEADSGLLREEEELNLPISPEEECQSLLPSDRGAEEGSVSSQASGRAWALPSSSRPQRSPKRMGVHHLHRKDSLTQAQEQGNLLN, encoded by the exons ATGACCAGTGCAGCCTCGGCTAAGAAACCATACCGTAAGGCACCACCTGAGCATCGGGAGTTGCGGCTGGAGGTTCCAGGATCCCGGCTGGAGCAGGAG GAGCCCCTGACTGATGCGGAGAGGATGAA gctttTGCAACAGGAGAATGAGGAGCTCCGCAGGCGCCTGGCCTCGGCCACCAGACGCACTGAGGCCCTGGAGCGCGAGCTGGAGATTGGGCAGGACTgcttggagctggagctgggtcAGAGCCGCGAGGAGCTGGACAAGTTTAAGGACAAGTTCCGCAG GCTTCAGAATAGCTACACGGCCTCTCAGAGGACCAACCAGGAGCTGGAGGACAAGCTGCACACGCTG GCCTCTCTTAGCCACAGCTGGATCTTTGCA ATTAAGAAGGCCGAGATGGATAGGAAGACACTGGACTGGGAGATCGTGGAGCTGACCAATAAGCTGCTAGACGCCAAGAACACCATCAACAAGCTGGAGGAGCTCAAT GAGCGGTACCGGCTGGACTGCAACCTGGCTGTGCAGCTCCTCAAGTGCAACAAGTCCCACTTCCGCAACCACAAGTTCGCTGAT CTACCCTGTGAGCTACAGGACATGGTTCGGAAACATCTGCACAGTGGTCAAGAAGCCGCCAGCCTGGGCCCCACTGCTAGCCTGGCACCGGGGGCTGTGGTACCCACGTCGGTCATTGCCCGAGTGTTAGAGAAGCCAGAGTCTCTCCTGCTCAATTCAGCCCAGTCGGGCAGTGCCGGGCGCCCCTTGGCCGAGGATGTCTTTGTGCACGTGGACATGAGTGGGGGTGGCTCGGGTGACTCAGCTGGTCCCCcggccctgggcagccccattCCACAACCCAATGGAGAATGCCACTCTCTGGGCACTGCTGGGGCTTCCCCAGAGGAGGAGTTAGCCCTGCCAACCTTTGAGAAGCTGagcccctaccccaccccatctccaccACACCCGCTATATCCTGGCCGCAAGGTAATAGAGTTCTCTGAGGATAAGGTGCGAATCCCCCGCAACAGCCCCCTGCCCAACTGCACGTACGCTACCCGCCAGGCTATTTCCTTGAGCCTGGTGGAGGAGGGCAGTGAGCGGGCCCGCCCCAGCCCAGTGCCCAGCAGCCCTGCCTCGGCCCAGGCCTCGCCCCACCGTGaacccagccccctccccccagcactcCACGCCCCTGCCAGCTCTGAGGAGGACCTGCTAGCTAGCTGGCAGCGGGCATTCGTGGACCGCACTCCACCTCCAGCTGCCGTGGCCCAGCGCACAGCCTTTGGACGGGACGCACTCCCTGACCTGCAGCGCCACTTTGCTCTTAGCCCCACTGACAGAGACGAGGAGGTTTTGGCACCTTCCCCACCTGGTGAGAGTGGGCTTTTGCTGCCAATGGAAGCGGACTCTGGCCTTCTCAGGGAGGAAGAAGAGCTGAACCTGCCCATCAGCCCTGAGGAAGAATGCCAGAGTCTGCTGCCCAGTGACCGTGGCGCCGAGGAGGGCTCAGTCTCTTCTCAGGCTTCGGGCAGGGCCTGGGCACTCCCCAGCTCCAGCCGCCCCCAGCGCAGCCCCAAGAGGATGGGGGTGCACCACCTGCACCGCAAGGACAGCCTGacccaggcccaggagcagggcaACCTGCTCAACTAG
- the TJAP1 gene encoding tight junction-associated protein 1 isoform X4 gives MKLLQQENEELRRRLASATRRTEALERELEIGQDCLELELGQSREELDKFKDKFRRLQNSYTASQRTNQELEDKLHTLASLSHSWIFAIKKAEMDRKTLDWEIVELTNKLLDAKNTINKLEELNERYRLDCNLAVQLLKCNKSHFRNHKFADLPCELQDMVRKHLHSGQEAASLGPTASLAPGAVVPTSVIARVLEKPESLLLNSAQSGSAGRPLAEDVFVHVDMSGGGSGDSAGPPALGSPIPQPNGECHSLGTAGASPEEELALPTFEKLSPYPTPSPPHPLYPGRKVIEFSEDKVRIPRNSPLPNCTYATRQAISLSLVEEGSERARPSPVPSSPASAQASPHREPSPLPPALHAPASSEEDLLASWQRAFVDRTPPPAAVAQRTAFGRDALPDLQRHFALSPTDRDEEVLAPSPPGESGLLLPMEADSGLLREEEELNLPISPEEECQSLLPSDRGAEEGSVSSQASGRAWALPSSSRPQRSPKRMGVHHLHRKDSLTQAQEQGNLLN, from the exons ATGAA gctttTGCAACAGGAGAATGAGGAGCTCCGCAGGCGCCTGGCCTCGGCCACCAGACGCACTGAGGCCCTGGAGCGCGAGCTGGAGATTGGGCAGGACTgcttggagctggagctgggtcAGAGCCGCGAGGAGCTGGACAAGTTTAAGGACAAGTTCCGCAG GCTTCAGAATAGCTACACGGCCTCTCAGAGGACCAACCAGGAGCTGGAGGACAAGCTGCACACGCTG GCCTCTCTTAGCCACAGCTGGATCTTTGCA ATTAAGAAGGCCGAGATGGATAGGAAGACACTGGACTGGGAGATCGTGGAGCTGACCAATAAGCTGCTAGACGCCAAGAACACCATCAACAAGCTGGAGGAGCTCAAT GAGCGGTACCGGCTGGACTGCAACCTGGCTGTGCAGCTCCTCAAGTGCAACAAGTCCCACTTCCGCAACCACAAGTTCGCTGAT CTACCCTGTGAGCTACAGGACATGGTTCGGAAACATCTGCACAGTGGTCAAGAAGCCGCCAGCCTGGGCCCCACTGCTAGCCTGGCACCGGGGGCTGTGGTACCCACGTCGGTCATTGCCCGAGTGTTAGAGAAGCCAGAGTCTCTCCTGCTCAATTCAGCCCAGTCGGGCAGTGCCGGGCGCCCCTTGGCCGAGGATGTCTTTGTGCACGTGGACATGAGTGGGGGTGGCTCGGGTGACTCAGCTGGTCCCCcggccctgggcagccccattCCACAACCCAATGGAGAATGCCACTCTCTGGGCACTGCTGGGGCTTCCCCAGAGGAGGAGTTAGCCCTGCCAACCTTTGAGAAGCTGagcccctaccccaccccatctccaccACACCCGCTATATCCTGGCCGCAAGGTAATAGAGTTCTCTGAGGATAAGGTGCGAATCCCCCGCAACAGCCCCCTGCCCAACTGCACGTACGCTACCCGCCAGGCTATTTCCTTGAGCCTGGTGGAGGAGGGCAGTGAGCGGGCCCGCCCCAGCCCAGTGCCCAGCAGCCCTGCCTCGGCCCAGGCCTCGCCCCACCGTGaacccagccccctccccccagcactcCACGCCCCTGCCAGCTCTGAGGAGGACCTGCTAGCTAGCTGGCAGCGGGCATTCGTGGACCGCACTCCACCTCCAGCTGCCGTGGCCCAGCGCACAGCCTTTGGACGGGACGCACTCCCTGACCTGCAGCGCCACTTTGCTCTTAGCCCCACTGACAGAGACGAGGAGGTTTTGGCACCTTCCCCACCTGGTGAGAGTGGGCTTTTGCTGCCAATGGAAGCGGACTCTGGCCTTCTCAGGGAGGAAGAAGAGCTGAACCTGCCCATCAGCCCTGAGGAAGAATGCCAGAGTCTGCTGCCCAGTGACCGTGGCGCCGAGGAGGGCTCAGTCTCTTCTCAGGCTTCGGGCAGGGCCTGGGCACTCCCCAGCTCCAGCCGCCCCCAGCGCAGCCCCAAGAGGATGGGGGTGCACCACCTGCACCGCAAGGACAGCCTGacccaggcccaggagcagggcaACCTGCTCAACTAG
- the LRRC73 gene encoding leucine-rich repeat-containing protein 73: MLPSSIQISGEPLSGAEVRDICRGLRDNAVRLLSLRGCRLCDRDFGRICRALAGATSLAQLNLNLGVVSSPSRIKQLAEALRTNRSIQSLFLHGSPLTDAGLALLNPALALHPALVALDLGDCMLGDEAINLICGLLPPDGAKSGLKELTLSANPGITPKGWSRLAIAVAHSSQVRVLNLDYNPLGDHVAGMLAVAVASSRTLEVLDLEGTGLTNQSAQTLLDMVENYPTALRSLVLAENSISPELQQQICDLLSEGEEEEEVAGGAGDTQERERGREPAAHQRSSSSWMCPSDPSSQMVLMTSGLGDSLLAETEM; this comes from the exons ATGCTGCCCAGCTCCATCCAGATTTCGGGGGAGCCGCTGTCAGGCGCCGAGGTGCGGGACATCTGCCGCGGCCTGCGCGACAACGCCGTGCGCCTGCTCTCGCTGCGCGGCTGCCGCCTCTGCGACCGCGACTTCGGCCGCATCTGCCGGGCCCTGGCCGGGGCCACGTCCCTGGCGCAGCTCAACCTTAACCTGGGCGTCGTGTCCAGCCCCAGCCGCATCAAGCAGCTGGCGGAGGCGCTGCGGACCAACCGCTCCATCCAGTCCCTCTT CCTGCATGGGAGCCCCCTGACAGATGCGGGGCTGGCCTTGCTGAACCCAGCCCTGGCCCTCCACCCTGCCCTTGTGGCTCTGGACCTGGGGGACTGCATGCTGGGTGATGAAGCCATCAACCTCATCTGTGGCCTCCTGCCCCCAGATGGAGCCAAGTCAG GCTTGAAGGAGCTAACGCTGAGTGCCAACCCTGGCATCACCCCCAAGGGCTGGAGCCGCCTCGCGATTGCCGTGGCCCACAGCTCCCAGGTCCGCGTCCTCAATCTGGACTACAACCCGCTGG GTGACCACGTGGCAGGGATGCTGGCTGTAGCTGTGGCCTCCAGCCGCACCCTAGAGGTCCTAGACTTGGAGGGCACGGGGCTTACCAACCAGTCAGCTCAG ACCCTGCTGGACATGGTAGAAAACTACCCCACGGCTTTGCGGAGCCTGGTGTTGGCTGAGAACAGCATTAGCCCAGAGCTGCAGCAGCAGATCTGTGACCTCCTGtcggagggagaggaggaggaagaggtggcgGGAGGGGCTGGTGACACCCAGGAACGAGAGAGGGGGCGAGAGCCTGCTGCCCACCAGAGGAGCAGCAGCTCTTGGATGTGCCCCAGTG aTCCCAGCTCTCAGATGGTGCTCATGACTTCAGGACTAGGTGACAGTCTGTTGGCTGAGACCGAGATGTGA
- the YIPF3 gene encoding protein YIPF3 translates to MATTAAPAGGARSGAGPEWGGFEENIQGGGSAVIDMENMDDTSGSSFEDMGELHQRLREEEVDADAAAAEEEDGEFLGMKGFKGQLSRQVADQMWQAGKRQASRAFSLYANIDILRPYFDVEPAQVRSRLLESMIPVKMVSFPQKIAGELYGPLMLVFTLVAILLHGMKTSDTIIREGTLMGTAIGTCFGYWLGVSSFIYFLAYLCNAQITMLQMLALLGYGLFGHCIVLFITYNIHLHALFYLFWLLVGGLSTLRMVAVLVSRTVGPTQRLLLCGTLAALHMLFLLYLHFAYHKVVEGILDTLEGPNIPPMQRVPRDIPAALPAARLSATVLNATAKAVAVTLQSH, encoded by the exons ATGGCAACTACGGCGGCGCCGGCTGGCGGCGCCCGAAGCGGGGCCGGCCCGGAATGGGGAGGGTTCGAAGAAAACATCCAG GGTGGGGGCTCAGCTGTGATTGACATGGAGAACATGGATGATACCTCAGGCTCCAGCTTTGAGGATATGGGTGAACTGCATCAGCGCCTGCGTGAAGAAGAAGTAGATGCTGATGCAGCTGCTGCTGAAGAAGAGGATGGGGAGTTCCTGGGCATGAAGGGCTTTAAGGGACAGCTGAGCCGGCAAGTGGCAGATCAG ATGTGGCAGGCAGGGAAGAGACAAGCCTCCAGGGCCTTCAGCTTGTATGCCAACATCGACATCCTGAGACCCTATTTCGATGTGGAGCCAGCCCAGGTGCGAAGCAG gctCCTGGAGTCCATGATCCCTGTCAAGATGGTCAGCTTCCCCCAG AAAATTGCAGGTGAACTCTATGGACCTCTCATGCTGGTCTTCACGCTGGTTGCCATCCTCCTCCATGGGATGAAGACATCTGACACCATTATC CGGGAGGGCACCCTGATGGGCACAGCCATTGGCACCTGCTTCGGCTACTGGCTGGGTGTCTCGTCCTTCATTTACTTCCTCGCCTACCTGTGCAACGCCCAGATCACCATGCTCCAGATGCTGGCACTGCTG GGCTACGGCCTCTTTGGGCACTGCATTGTCCTGTTCATCACCTATAATATCCACCTCCATGCCCTCTTCTACCTCTTCTGGTTGCTGGTGGGTGGGCTTTCAACCCTCCGCATG GTGGCAGTGCTGGTGTCCAGGACTGTGGGCCCCACTCAGCGGCTGCTTCTCTGTggcaccctggctgccctgcacATGCTCTTCCTGCTGTATCTGCATTTTGCCTACCACAAGGTGGTGGAGG GGATCCTGGACACGTTGGAGGGCCCCAATATCCCGCCCATGCAGAGGGTCCCCAGAGACATCCCTGCTGCACTCCCTGCTGCTAGGCTCTCTGCTACTGTACTCAACGCCACAGCCAAGGCTGTCGCGGTGACCCTGCAATCACACTGA
- the POLR1C gene encoding DNA-directed RNA polymerases I and III subunit RPAC1 has protein sequence MAAAQAVQEMRTRVVLGEFGVRNVHTTDFPGNYSGYDDAWDQDRFEKNFRVDVVHMDENSLEFDMVGIDAAIANAFRRILLAEVPTMAVEKVLVYNNTSIVQDEILAHRLGLIPIHADPRLFEYRNQGDDEGTEIDTLQFRLQVRCTRNPHAAKDSSDPNELYVNHKVYSRHMTWVPLGNQADLFPEGTIRPVHDDILIAQLRPGQEIDLLMHCVKGIGKDHAKFSPVATASYRLLPDITLLEPVEGDAAEELSRCFSPGVIEVQEVQGKKVARVANPRLDTFSREVFRKEKLKKVVRLARVRDHYIFSVESTGVLPPDVLVSEAIKVLMGKCRRFLDELDAVQMD, from the exons ATGGCGGCCGCCCAGGCGGTGCAAGAGATGCGGACCCGCGTGGTTCTAGGGGAGTTCGGGGTTCGCAAT GTTCATACCACCGACTTTCCCGGTAACTATTCCGGCTATGATGATGCCTGGGACCAAGACCGCTTCGAGAAG AATTTCCGTGTGGATGTAGTGCACATGGATGAAAACTCATTGGAGTTCGACATGGTGGGAATTGATGCAGCCATTGCCAATGCTTTTCGACGCATTTTATTAGCTGAG GTGCCAACCATGGCTGTGGAAAAGGTCCTGGTGTACAACAACACATCCATTGTCCAGGATGAGATCCTTGCTCATCGCTTGGGGCTTATTCCCATTCATGCTGATCCTCGTCTTTTTGAGTATCGGAACCAAG GGGATGATGAAGGCACAGAGATAGATACTCTGCAGTTTCGGCTTCAAGTCAGGTGCACACGGAACCCCCATGCTGCTAAAGATTCCTCTGACCCCAATGAACTCTATGTGAACCACAAAG TGTACTCCAGGCACATGACATGGGTGCCCCTGGGGAATCAGGCTGACCTCTTCCCAGAGGGCACGATCAGACCCGTGCATGATGATATCCTCATTGCTCAGCTGAGGCCTGGCCAGGAGATTGACCTACTCATGCACTGTGTCAAGGGCATTG GAAAAGATCATGCCAAGTTTTCACCTGTGGCAACAGCCAGTTACAGGCTCCTGCCAGACATCACCCTGCTTGAGCCCGTGGAAGGGGATGCAGCGGAGGAGCTGAGCCGATGCTTCTCACCTGGTGTCATTGAGGTGCAGGAAGTCCAAG GTAAAAAGGTGGCCAGAGTGGCCAATCCCCGGCTAGATACCTTCAGCAGGGAAGTGTTCCGGAAGGAGAAGCTGAAGAAGGTTGTCCGCCTTGCGCGGGTTCGAGACCATTACATCT tCTCTGTCGAGTCAACAGGGGTGTTACCACCAGATGTGCTAGTGAGTGAAGCCATCAAGGTGCTGATGGGGAAGTGCCGACGGTTCTTGGATGAACTGGATGCAGTTCAGATGGACTGA